A stretch of Pseudomonas taetrolens DNA encodes these proteins:
- a CDS encoding phospholipase D family protein, with the protein MKPLGVLLLTLWLGGCATLDVPRESTQALPASDSAFGRSIQAQAAPYMGRSGFRLLPNSGEAFRARAELIRNAQSSLDLQYYIVHDGLSTRMLVDELLKAADRGVRVRILLDDTASDSLDGLLATLGAHPNIHIRLFNPLQLGRSTGVTRALGRLFNLSRQHRRMHNKLWLADNSVAIVGGRNLGDEYFDAKPELNFTDIDLLGVGPVAEQLGHSFDQYWNSALSQPIGDFVSSRLSGRELSKARSELEASLKVAQQRNRALYEQLASYETDPRLDVWRQELIWAWNQALWDAPSKVLARGEPDPHLLLTTQLAPDMANVTKELILISAYFVPGETGLVYLTGRADAGADVRLLTNSLEATDVPVVHGGYAPYRKALLEHGVKLYELRRQPGVGGGSGPHLFRKGMSSDSSLHSKAMIFDQQKSFIGSFNFDPRSGLWNTEVGVLVDSPQLAAEARKLALQGMAPALSYQPKLEQGEIVWETEDNGQLHTLKREPGSWWRRVNAWFSKSVGLEKML; encoded by the coding sequence ATGAAACCACTCGGCGTACTGCTGTTGACCCTATGGCTGGGAGGTTGTGCCACTTTGGACGTACCCCGTGAATCGACACAGGCTTTACCTGCATCGGACTCGGCCTTTGGCCGTTCGATTCAAGCACAAGCTGCACCATACATGGGGCGTTCGGGCTTTCGCCTGTTGCCCAACAGCGGTGAAGCGTTTCGCGCCCGGGCCGAGTTGATTCGCAATGCGCAGAGCAGCCTCGACTTGCAGTATTACATCGTCCATGACGGGCTGAGCACCCGCATGCTGGTGGACGAGTTGCTCAAAGCCGCTGATCGCGGGGTCCGTGTACGGATTTTGCTCGATGATACGGCCAGCGATAGCCTGGACGGGCTGCTTGCCACCCTTGGTGCCCATCCCAATATCCATATCCGGTTGTTCAACCCGTTGCAATTGGGGCGCAGCACCGGGGTGACACGGGCCCTTGGGCGGCTGTTCAATCTTTCGCGCCAGCATCGACGGATGCACAACAAGCTGTGGTTGGCCGATAACAGCGTGGCGATTGTCGGGGGGCGCAACTTGGGCGATGAGTATTTCGATGCCAAGCCTGAGCTGAACTTCACGGACATCGACCTGCTCGGCGTCGGCCCGGTGGCCGAGCAGTTGGGGCACAGCTTCGATCAATACTGGAACAGCGCCCTGAGTCAGCCGATTGGTGATTTTGTGTCTTCACGCCTGTCCGGGCGTGAGCTGTCCAAGGCGCGCAGCGAGTTGGAGGCTTCCCTCAAGGTGGCGCAACAACGCAACCGCGCACTGTATGAGCAACTGGCTTCCTATGAAACGGATCCTCGGCTGGACGTATGGCGCCAAGAGCTGATATGGGCCTGGAATCAGGCGCTGTGGGATGCGCCGAGCAAGGTGCTGGCCAGAGGCGAGCCCGACCCGCATTTACTGCTGACCACGCAGTTGGCGCCCGACATGGCCAATGTCACCAAAGAGTTGATCCTGATTTCGGCTTATTTCGTGCCCGGCGAAACCGGCCTTGTGTACCTGACCGGCCGCGCAGATGCCGGGGCCGATGTGCGTTTATTGACCAATTCACTGGAAGCCACGGACGTGCCGGTCGTTCACGGCGGCTATGCACCTTATCGCAAGGCGTTGCTCGAGCACGGCGTCAAGCTCTACGAGCTGCGGCGCCAGCCGGGCGTGGGCGGAGGCAGTGGCCCGCACCTGTTCAGAAAAGGGATGAGTTCGGACTCGAGCCTGCACAGCAAGGCAATGATTTTTGACCAGCAAAAATCATTTATCGGATCGTTCAATTTCGACCCGCGTTCGGGTTTGTGGAACACGGAGGTCGGGGTGTTGGTCGATAGCCCGCAACTGGCTGCTGAAGCCCGTAAGCTCGCCCTGCAAGGTATGGCACCGGCGTTGAGTTACCAGCCGAAACTGGAGCAGGGCGAAATCGTCTGGGAGACCGAAGACAACGGCCAGCTGCATACGCTGAAGCGTGAGCCGGGCAGTTGGTGGCGCCGGGTCAATGCGTGGTTCAGTAAAAGTGTCGGGCTGGAGAAGATGCTCTGA
- a CDS encoding MFS transporter: MRWATYFAVLASILSVGLALGVSMPLVSFRLEGWGYDGFAIGVMAAMPAVGVLVGASVASKLAARFGTPGLMRLCLWGGALSIGLLALLPSYPVWLVLRLLIGVVLTVIFILGESWINQLVVEQWRGRLVALYGCAYALSQLSGPLLLGLIGSEDDYGFWIGVGLLTLAPLLLMGRDGAPSTEACSVTFKDLLGFCRGMPAIAWAVALFAAFEAMILTLLPIYCLRQGFTADIALAMVSTVVVGDALLQLPIGALADRLSRRSLFTGCAVMLMVSSLAVPLLLNTLLIWPLWVIFGASAGGLFTLSLILIGERYRDDALVRANAHVAQLWGIGCLIGPLAAGAGSQWISGHALPLFMAAGALGLVILVSRQGAFGTEAGTGG, from the coding sequence ATGCGTTGGGCGACTTATTTCGCGGTGCTGGCTTCAATTCTCAGTGTCGGCCTGGCACTGGGCGTCAGCATGCCGCTGGTCTCCTTTCGCCTTGAAGGCTGGGGCTATGACGGATTCGCAATTGGCGTAATGGCGGCCATGCCTGCGGTGGGTGTGCTCGTGGGAGCCAGCGTGGCCAGCAAGCTGGCTGCCCGTTTTGGCACACCTGGACTGATGCGCCTGTGCCTGTGGGGAGGCGCACTGTCCATCGGTTTGCTGGCGCTACTGCCCAGTTACCCGGTGTGGCTGGTCTTGCGTCTGCTTATCGGCGTGGTACTCACGGTGATTTTTATTCTCGGCGAAAGCTGGATCAACCAGCTGGTGGTCGAACAGTGGCGCGGTCGCCTGGTGGCACTGTATGGCTGTGCCTATGCCTTGAGCCAATTGTCCGGCCCTCTGCTACTGGGCCTTATCGGTTCGGAGGATGACTACGGGTTCTGGATCGGCGTCGGCTTGCTGACACTGGCTCCCTTGCTGCTGATGGGTCGTGACGGAGCGCCGAGCACAGAAGCGTGCAGTGTGACATTCAAGGATTTGCTGGGGTTCTGTCGGGGAATGCCGGCCATCGCTTGGGCCGTGGCGCTGTTTGCAGCCTTCGAGGCGATGATTTTGACGCTGCTGCCCATTTACTGCCTGCGCCAGGGGTTCACGGCGGACATCGCACTGGCGATGGTCAGCACGGTGGTGGTGGGCGACGCCCTGTTGCAGCTGCCGATTGGCGCACTGGCCGACCGCCTGTCCCGCCGCTCGCTGTTTACCGGCTGTGCCGTGATGTTGATGGTGTCGAGCCTGGCAGTGCCATTGCTGCTCAATACGCTGCTGATCTGGCCGCTGTGGGTCATTTTCGGCGCCAGCGCTGGCGGGCTGTTCACGTTGTCGCTGATTCTGATCGGGGAACGCTACCGCGACGACGCGCTGGTGCGCGCCAATGCCCACGTGGCGCAACTGTGGGGCATCGGCTGCCTGATCGGCCCGCTGGCCGCCGGAGCCGGTAGCCAATGGATAAGCGGGCATGCGTTACCGCTGTTCATGGCCGCCGGAGCATTGGGGCTGGTCATCCTGGTATCGCGCCAGGGCGCATTCGGGACAGAAGCGGGCACCGGGGGGTGA
- a CDS encoding aldehyde dehydrogenase, which produces MTTLTRADWEQRAQQLKIEGRAYINGEYTAAVSNETFECLSPVDGRLLGKVASCDAADAQRAVENARKTFDSGVWSRMAPAKRKATMIRFAGLLKQNAEELALLETLDMGKPITDSLEIDVPGAANALSWSGEAIDKIYDEVAATPHNQLGLVTREPVGVVAAIVPWNFPLMMACWKLGPALSTGNSVILKPSEKSPLTAIRIAALAVEAGIPAGVLNVLPGYGHTVGKALALHMDVDTLVFTGSTKIAKQLMVYSGESNMKRVWLEAGGKSPNIVFADAPDLQAAAESAASAIAFNQGEVCTAGSRLLVERSIKDRFLPLVIEALKGWKPGNPLDPATTVGALVDTQQMNTVLSYIKSGHSDGAKLVAGGNQILQETGGTYVEPTIFDGVNNAMKIAQEEIFGPVLSVITFDTAEEAIQIANDTPYGLAAAVWTADISKAHLTAKALRAGSVWVNQYDGGDMTAPFGGFKQSGNGRDKSLHAFDKYTELKSTWIKL; this is translated from the coding sequence ATGACCACCCTGACCCGTGCTGACTGGGAACAACGAGCCCAACAGCTAAAGATCGAAGGCCGCGCGTACATCAACGGTGAATACACCGCCGCAGTCTCCAATGAAACATTCGAGTGCCTCAGCCCGGTCGATGGCCGTTTGCTGGGCAAGGTTGCCAGCTGCGATGCCGCTGATGCCCAGCGTGCCGTCGAAAACGCGCGCAAGACTTTCGACTCCGGTGTCTGGTCGCGCATGGCCCCGGCCAAGCGCAAAGCCACCATGATCCGCTTTGCCGGCTTGCTCAAGCAAAACGCTGAAGAGCTGGCTCTGCTTGAAACCCTGGACATGGGCAAGCCCATTACCGACTCTCTGGAAATCGACGTACCTGGCGCGGCCAACGCGCTGAGCTGGAGCGGCGAGGCCATTGACAAGATCTACGACGAGGTGGCTGCTACGCCGCATAACCAGCTGGGCCTGGTGACCCGCGAACCCGTGGGTGTTGTCGCGGCGATCGTGCCATGGAACTTCCCGCTGATGATGGCCTGCTGGAAACTCGGGCCTGCGCTGTCCACCGGTAACTCGGTCATCCTCAAGCCATCCGAGAAATCTCCGCTGACCGCCATCCGCATTGCTGCACTGGCCGTTGAAGCCGGTATTCCAGCCGGTGTGCTGAACGTACTGCCAGGCTATGGTCATACCGTCGGTAAAGCGCTGGCGCTACACATGGACGTCGACACCCTGGTGTTCACTGGCTCGACCAAAATCGCCAAACAACTGATGGTGTACTCCGGCGAGTCCAACATGAAGCGCGTCTGGCTCGAAGCCGGCGGCAAAAGTCCGAACATCGTGTTTGCAGATGCTCCCGACCTGCAAGCCGCCGCCGAATCGGCTGCCAGTGCCATTGCCTTCAACCAGGGCGAAGTCTGCACGGCCGGTTCGCGCCTGCTGGTCGAGCGCTCGATCAAAGACCGCTTCCTGCCGCTGGTCATCGAAGCCCTCAAGGGCTGGAAGCCTGGCAACCCGCTGGACCCGGCTACCACCGTGGGCGCACTGGTCGACACCCAGCAAATGAACACCGTGTTGTCGTACATCAAGTCCGGCCACAGTGACGGCGCCAAACTGGTGGCGGGCGGTAACCAGATCCTGCAGGAAACCGGTGGAACTTATGTTGAGCCGACCATTTTCGACGGCGTTAACAACGCGATGAAAATCGCTCAGGAAGAGATTTTTGGCCCGGTGCTGTCGGTCATCACCTTCGACACGGCTGAAGAGGCGATCCAGATTGCCAACGACACACCCTACGGCCTCGCCGCTGCCGTCTGGACTGCTGACATTTCCAAGGCTCACCTGACAGCCAAAGCCCTGCGCGCCGGCAGTGTGTGGGTCAACCAATACGATGGTGGCGACATGACCGCACCGTTTGGCGGTTTCAAGCAATCGGGCAACGGCCGCGATAAATCGCTGCATGCTTTCGACAAATACACCGAGCTGAAATCCACCTGGATCAAGCTGTAA
- a CDS encoding cupin domain-containing protein produces MSITTIVDFNTANTQAERFSPAPEKVLKGNPEQVIHNHYASPCGQMNAGVWEGAVGQWTVNYTEHEYCEIIEGVSVLRDQQGNAKTLRAGDRFVIPAGFSGTWEVLEKCRKTYVVFEQNA; encoded by the coding sequence ATGAGTATCACAACCATCGTCGATTTCAACACTGCCAACACCCAGGCTGAGCGCTTCAGTCCGGCACCGGAAAAGGTGCTCAAGGGGAATCCCGAACAAGTTATCCACAACCACTATGCCAGCCCATGCGGGCAGATGAATGCGGGTGTATGGGAGGGTGCAGTGGGTCAATGGACGGTGAACTACACCGAGCACGAGTACTGCGAAATCATTGAAGGTGTTTCGGTCCTGCGCGACCAGCAAGGCAATGCCAAAACCCTGCGGGCGGGAGACCGCTTTGTGATTCCGGCCGGCTTCAGCGGAACGTGGGAAGTACTGGAAAAATGCCGCAAGACGTATGTCGTGTTTGAGCAGAACGCTTGA
- the rpmG gene encoding 50S ribosomal protein L33: MRELIRLVSSAGTGHFYTTDKNKRTTPDKIEIKKFDPRVRKHVIYKEAKIK, encoded by the coding sequence ATGCGTGAATTGATCCGTTTGGTGTCGAGCGCTGGTACAGGCCATTTCTACACCACTGATAAGAACAAGCGCACCACTCCGGACAAAATCGAAATCAAAAAATTCGATCCGCGGGTTCGCAAGCACGTGATCTACAAAGAAGCCAAAATCAAGTAA
- the rpmB gene encoding 50S ribosomal protein L28 translates to MSRVCQVTGKGPVTGNNISHANNKTRRRFLPNLQHHRFWVEEEKRFVRLRVSAKGMRIIDKRGITVVLAEIRRAGKI, encoded by the coding sequence ATGTCGAGAGTCTGTCAAGTTACCGGTAAGGGTCCGGTGACTGGGAATAACATTTCCCACGCAAATAACAAAACCCGTCGTCGTTTCCTGCCGAACCTGCAGCATCACCGCTTCTGGGTTGAAGAAGAGAAACGTTTCGTGCGTCTGCGCGTATCTGCTAAAGGCATGCGTATCATCGACAAGCGTGGCATTACTGTCGTGCTGGCCGAAATCCGCCGTGCTGGCAAGATCTAA